In a single window of the Prionailurus viverrinus isolate Anna chromosome D3, UM_Priviv_1.0, whole genome shotgun sequence genome:
- the SYT4 gene encoding synaptotagmin-4 isoform X3, producing the protein MAPITTSREEFDEIPTVVGIFSAFGLVFTVSLFAWICCQRKSSKSNKTPPYKFVHVLKGVDIYPENLSSKKKFGADDKNEVKNKPAVPKNSLHLDLEKRDLNGNFPKTNLKASSPSDLESVTPKLFSEGEKEAVSPDSLKSSTSLTSEEKQEKLGTLFFSLEYNFEKKAFVVNIKEARGLPAMDEQSMTSDPYIKMTILPEKKHKVKTRVLRKTLDPAFDETFTFYGILYTQIQELALHFTILSFDRFSRDDIIGEVLIPLAGIELSDGKMLMNREIIKRNKSSGRGELLISLCYQSTTNTLTVVVLKARHLPKSDVSGLSDPYVKVNLYHAKKRISKKKTHVKKCTPNAVFNELFVFDIPCEGLEEISVEFLVLDSERGSRNEVIGRLVLGATAEGTGGEHWKEICDYPRRQIAKWHMLCDG; encoded by the exons ATGGCTCCGATCACTACCAGCCGGGAAGAATTTG ATGAAATCCCCACAGTGGTGGGGATCTTCAGTGCATTTGGCCTGGTCTTCACAGTCTCTCTGTTTGCATGGATCTGCTGTCAGAGAAAATCATCCAAGTCTAACAAGACTCCTCCATATAAGTTTGTGCATGTACTAAAAGGAGTTGATATTTATCCTGAAAACCTAAGTAGCAAGAAGAAGTTTGGAGCAGATGACAAAAATGAAGTAAAGAATAAGCCAGCTGTGCCAAAGAATTCATTACATCTCGACCTTGAGAAGAGAGATCTCAATGGCAATTTTCCCAAAACAAACCTCAAAGCTAGTAGCCCTTCTGATCTGGAGAGTGTGACCCCAAAGCTCTTttcagaaggggagaaagaagccGTTTCCCCTGATAGCTTAAAGTCCAGCACTTCCCTTACTTCAGAAGAGAAACAGGAGAAGTTGGGAACCCTCTTCTTCTCCTTAGAGTACAACTTTGAGAAGAAAGCATTTGTGGTAAATATCAAGGAAGCCCGTGGCTTGCCAGCCATGGATGAGCAGTCGATGACCTCTGACCCGTATATCAAAATGACGATCCTCCCAGAGAAGAAGCATAAAGTGAAAACCAGAGTTCTGAGAAAGACCTTGGACCCAGCTTTTGATGAGACCTTTACATTCTATGGGATCCTCTATACTCAGATCCAAGAGTTGGCCTTGCACTTCACAATCTTGAGTTTCGACAGGTTTTCAAGAGATGATATCATTGGAGAAGTCCTTATTCCTCTTGCAGGAATTGAATTATCTGatggaaaaatgttaatgaaCAGAGAGATCATCAAGAGAAAT AAGTCTTCAGGACGGGGTGAGTTACTGATCTCTCTCTGCTATCAGTCCACTACAAATACTCTCACTGTGGTTGTTTTAAAAGCTCGACACCTGCCTAAATCTGATGTGTCTGGACTTTCAG ATCCCTACGTGAAAGTGAACCTGTACCATGCCAAAAAGAGAATCTCTAAAAAGAAGACTCATGTGAAGAAATGCACCCCTAATGCAGTGTTCAATGAACTGTTTGTCTTTGATATTCCTTGTGAGGGTCTTGAAGAGATAAGTGTTGAGTTTCTGGTTTTGGATTCTGAAAGGGGATCCAGAAATGAGGTGATAGGGCGGTTGGTCCTGGGAGCAACAGCAGAAGGAACCGGTGGAGAGCACTGGAAAGAGATCTGTGACTATCCCAGGAGACAAATTGCCAAGTGGCATATGCTCTGTGATGGGTAG
- the SYT4 gene encoding synaptotagmin-4 isoform X1: MAPITTSREEFDEIPTVVGIFSAFGLVFTVSLFAWICCQRKSSKSNKTPPYKFVHVLKGVDIYPENLSSKKKFGADDKNEVKNKPAVPKNSLHLDLEKRDLNGNFPKTNLKASSPSDLESVTPKLFSEGEKEAVSPDSLKSSTSLTSEEKQEKLGTLFFSLEYNFEKKAFVVNIKEARGLPAMDEQSMTSDPYIKMTILPEKKHKVKTRVLRKTLDPAFDETFTFYGILYTQIQELALHFTILSFDRFSRDDIIGEVLIPLAGIELSDGKMLMNREIIKRNVRKSSGRGELLISLCYQSTTNTLTVVVLKARHLPKSDVSGLSDPYVKVNLYHAKKRISKKKTHVKKCTPNAVFNELFVFDIPCEGLEEISVEFLVLDSERGSRNEVIGRLVLGATAEGTGGEHWKEICDYPRRQIAKWHMLCDG, translated from the exons ATGGCTCCGATCACTACCAGCCGGGAAGAATTTG ATGAAATCCCCACAGTGGTGGGGATCTTCAGTGCATTTGGCCTGGTCTTCACAGTCTCTCTGTTTGCATGGATCTGCTGTCAGAGAAAATCATCCAAGTCTAACAAGACTCCTCCATATAAGTTTGTGCATGTACTAAAAGGAGTTGATATTTATCCTGAAAACCTAAGTAGCAAGAAGAAGTTTGGAGCAGATGACAAAAATGAAGTAAAGAATAAGCCAGCTGTGCCAAAGAATTCATTACATCTCGACCTTGAGAAGAGAGATCTCAATGGCAATTTTCCCAAAACAAACCTCAAAGCTAGTAGCCCTTCTGATCTGGAGAGTGTGACCCCAAAGCTCTTttcagaaggggagaaagaagccGTTTCCCCTGATAGCTTAAAGTCCAGCACTTCCCTTACTTCAGAAGAGAAACAGGAGAAGTTGGGAACCCTCTTCTTCTCCTTAGAGTACAACTTTGAGAAGAAAGCATTTGTGGTAAATATCAAGGAAGCCCGTGGCTTGCCAGCCATGGATGAGCAGTCGATGACCTCTGACCCGTATATCAAAATGACGATCCTCCCAGAGAAGAAGCATAAAGTGAAAACCAGAGTTCTGAGAAAGACCTTGGACCCAGCTTTTGATGAGACCTTTACATTCTATGGGATCCTCTATACTCAGATCCAAGAGTTGGCCTTGCACTTCACAATCTTGAGTTTCGACAGGTTTTCAAGAGATGATATCATTGGAGAAGTCCTTATTCCTCTTGCAGGAATTGAATTATCTGatggaaaaatgttaatgaaCAGAGAGATCATCAAGAGAAATGTTAGG AAGTCTTCAGGACGGGGTGAGTTACTGATCTCTCTCTGCTATCAGTCCACTACAAATACTCTCACTGTGGTTGTTTTAAAAGCTCGACACCTGCCTAAATCTGATGTGTCTGGACTTTCAG ATCCCTACGTGAAAGTGAACCTGTACCATGCCAAAAAGAGAATCTCTAAAAAGAAGACTCATGTGAAGAAATGCACCCCTAATGCAGTGTTCAATGAACTGTTTGTCTTTGATATTCCTTGTGAGGGTCTTGAAGAGATAAGTGTTGAGTTTCTGGTTTTGGATTCTGAAAGGGGATCCAGAAATGAGGTGATAGGGCGGTTGGTCCTGGGAGCAACAGCAGAAGGAACCGGTGGAGAGCACTGGAAAGAGATCTGTGACTATCCCAGGAGACAAATTGCCAAGTGGCATATGCTCTGTGATGGGTAG
- the SYT4 gene encoding synaptotagmin-4 isoform X2, whose protein sequence is MAPITTSREEFDEIPTVVGIFSAFGLVFTVSLFAWICCQRKSSKSNKTPPYKFVHVLKGVDIYPENLSSKKKFGADDKNEVKNKPAVPKNSLHLDLEKRDLNGNFPKTNLKASSPSDLESVTPKLFSEGEKEAVSPDSLKSSTSLTSEEKQEKLGTLFFSLEYNFEKKAFVVNIKEARGLPAMDEQSMTSDPYIKMTILPEKKHKVKTRVLRKTLDPAFDETFTFYGILYTQIQELALHFTILSFDRFSRDDIIGEVLIPLAGIELSDGKMLMNREIIKRNVRSSGRGELLISLCYQSTTNTLTVVVLKARHLPKSDVSGLSDPYVKVNLYHAKKRISKKKTHVKKCTPNAVFNELFVFDIPCEGLEEISVEFLVLDSERGSRNEVIGRLVLGATAEGTGGEHWKEICDYPRRQIAKWHMLCDG, encoded by the exons ATGGCTCCGATCACTACCAGCCGGGAAGAATTTG ATGAAATCCCCACAGTGGTGGGGATCTTCAGTGCATTTGGCCTGGTCTTCACAGTCTCTCTGTTTGCATGGATCTGCTGTCAGAGAAAATCATCCAAGTCTAACAAGACTCCTCCATATAAGTTTGTGCATGTACTAAAAGGAGTTGATATTTATCCTGAAAACCTAAGTAGCAAGAAGAAGTTTGGAGCAGATGACAAAAATGAAGTAAAGAATAAGCCAGCTGTGCCAAAGAATTCATTACATCTCGACCTTGAGAAGAGAGATCTCAATGGCAATTTTCCCAAAACAAACCTCAAAGCTAGTAGCCCTTCTGATCTGGAGAGTGTGACCCCAAAGCTCTTttcagaaggggagaaagaagccGTTTCCCCTGATAGCTTAAAGTCCAGCACTTCCCTTACTTCAGAAGAGAAACAGGAGAAGTTGGGAACCCTCTTCTTCTCCTTAGAGTACAACTTTGAGAAGAAAGCATTTGTGGTAAATATCAAGGAAGCCCGTGGCTTGCCAGCCATGGATGAGCAGTCGATGACCTCTGACCCGTATATCAAAATGACGATCCTCCCAGAGAAGAAGCATAAAGTGAAAACCAGAGTTCTGAGAAAGACCTTGGACCCAGCTTTTGATGAGACCTTTACATTCTATGGGATCCTCTATACTCAGATCCAAGAGTTGGCCTTGCACTTCACAATCTTGAGTTTCGACAGGTTTTCAAGAGATGATATCATTGGAGAAGTCCTTATTCCTCTTGCAGGAATTGAATTATCTGatggaaaaatgttaatgaaCAGAGAGATCATCAAGAGAAATGTTAGG TCTTCAGGACGGGGTGAGTTACTGATCTCTCTCTGCTATCAGTCCACTACAAATACTCTCACTGTGGTTGTTTTAAAAGCTCGACACCTGCCTAAATCTGATGTGTCTGGACTTTCAG ATCCCTACGTGAAAGTGAACCTGTACCATGCCAAAAAGAGAATCTCTAAAAAGAAGACTCATGTGAAGAAATGCACCCCTAATGCAGTGTTCAATGAACTGTTTGTCTTTGATATTCCTTGTGAGGGTCTTGAAGAGATAAGTGTTGAGTTTCTGGTTTTGGATTCTGAAAGGGGATCCAGAAATGAGGTGATAGGGCGGTTGGTCCTGGGAGCAACAGCAGAAGGAACCGGTGGAGAGCACTGGAAAGAGATCTGTGACTATCCCAGGAGACAAATTGCCAAGTGGCATATGCTCTGTGATGGGTAG